One window from the genome of Rufibacter tibetensis encodes:
- a CDS encoding YtxH domain-containing protein codes for MGKKTNAILAFSSGIATGAVLGILFAPEKGRETRDKLSFQLEKYRARLLELSNDLIAGREEQGSAAKTEGQRVIKDARDKAERLLLDVDSLINEINSKKEI; via the coding sequence ATGGGCAAAAAAACCAATGCTATCCTTGCCTTTTCCAGCGGTATCGCCACAGGTGCGGTATTAGGAATTCTGTTTGCACCAGAAAAAGGCCGGGAAACCCGTGATAAACTGAGTTTTCAATTAGAGAAATACCGCGCCAGGCTGTTAGAACTTTCTAATGACCTGATTGCCGGAAGAGAAGAGCAAGGTTCTGCTGCCAAAACAGAAGGACAGCGCGTGATCAAAGACGCCCGCGACAAAGCGGAGCGCCTTCTGCTGGACGTAGACTCTCTTATTAATGAAATAAACAGCAAAAAGGAAATATAA
- the coaE gene encoding dephospho-CoA kinase (Dephospho-CoA kinase (CoaE) performs the final step in coenzyme A biosynthesis.), whose translation MLKIGITGGIGSGKSIVCKCFQLLGVPVYDSDTRAKWVMNHDPELREQLISVFGPDTFDANQNLNRSYLSQKVFHNATELAKLNGLVHPQVRKDFYRWMEQQQAPYILKEAALMFESNAYTQVDHVLTISAPLPLRLARTLQRDPHRTTTEVEAIISKQLSEEERVTRAQFVLYNDDTQLVLPQVVQLHEDFLKLAAGRKGI comes from the coding sequence ATGTTGAAAATTGGCATTACCGGCGGAATAGGGTCTGGGAAAAGCATCGTGTGTAAATGTTTCCAGCTACTGGGGGTGCCTGTTTATGATTCTGACACCCGCGCCAAATGGGTGATGAACCATGACCCCGAACTGCGCGAACAACTCATCTCTGTCTTCGGTCCTGATACTTTTGATGCCAATCAAAACCTGAACCGGTCATACTTAAGCCAAAAAGTATTTCATAATGCCACAGAATTGGCAAAATTGAATGGCTTGGTGCACCCGCAAGTCCGGAAAGACTTTTACCGCTGGATGGAGCAGCAACAGGCACCTTATATCTTAAAAGAGGCGGCCCTCATGTTTGAGTCTAATGCCTACACGCAGGTAGACCACGTGCTTACAATCTCAGCGCCTTTGCCCCTCCGGTTAGCCCGCACCCTCCAACGCGACCCGCACCGCACCACCACCGAAGTAGAAGCGATCATCAGCAAGCAACTGTCAGAAGAAGAACGGGTGACCCGTGCTCAATTTGTGCTCTACAACGACGATACCCAACTGGTACTTCCGCAGGTAGTGCAACTGCATGAGGACTTCTTAAAGTTAGCCGCTGGGAGAAAGGGTATATAA
- a CDS encoding ABC transporter ATP-binding protein yields the protein MKSLKYLNKYLLKYKFRFFWGIVFVIVSNIFAIIPAQVVRHAFDLVREGITMYQLHEGFDQQEQVYDSFARSTLFYGAVIVLMALLRGIFLFFMRQTIIVMSRLIENDLKNEIYAHYQTLPLSFYRKNNTGDLMARISEDVSRVRMYLGPAIMYGINLLVLFLMVIPYMLSVNVELTIYTLLPLPILSVSIYYVNNIIERKSDEIQKSLSGITTFVQEAFSGIRVLKSFVREQDSHANFTTASNTYKDKSLELNFVNSLFFPLILFLIGLSTIITVWYGGKEVINGSITPGVIAEFLIYVNMLTWPVTALGWTTSLVQRAAASQQRINEFLNTKTDIISQKNLEKDIQGSIVFDEVDFVYPDTGIHALKKLSFQINPGDTLAVIGNTGSGKSTIAALVCRLYDATGGRILIDGEDIRNYNISNLRSQIGYVPQDVFLFSDSIRNNIGFGVDALPEEKMLQAAKDADVYENIMHFPAQFDTVLGERGITLSGGQKQRVSIARALAREPKILILDDSLSAVDTKTENAILNSLQRVMANRTSIIISHRVSSVKLANRILVLDDGIVVQNGTHEELMLEPEGLYRALYERQLQTEELE from the coding sequence GTGAAATCGCTCAAATACCTCAATAAATATTTGCTCAAATACAAGTTCCGCTTCTTCTGGGGGATTGTGTTTGTGATTGTCTCCAACATCTTCGCTATTATCCCGGCACAGGTGGTGCGCCACGCTTTTGACCTGGTGCGCGAGGGCATTACCATGTACCAACTGCATGAAGGCTTTGACCAGCAGGAGCAGGTATACGATTCCTTTGCCCGCAGCACCTTGTTTTATGGCGCCGTGATTGTGCTCATGGCCTTGCTGCGCGGTATTTTCCTGTTTTTCATGCGGCAGACGATTATAGTAATGAGCCGGTTAATTGAAAACGACCTTAAAAACGAGATTTACGCCCACTACCAGACGCTGCCCCTCTCCTTCTACCGCAAGAACAATACCGGTGACTTAATGGCGCGTATTTCTGAAGACGTGAGCCGCGTTCGGATGTACCTGGGGCCGGCCATCATGTATGGCATTAACCTGCTGGTACTGTTCCTGATGGTGATTCCGTACATGCTCTCAGTGAACGTGGAGCTCACCATTTACACACTGCTGCCACTGCCTATTCTGAGTGTGAGCATCTACTACGTGAACAACATCATTGAGCGCAAGTCAGACGAAATCCAGAAAAGCCTTTCGGGCATTACCACGTTTGTGCAGGAGGCGTTCTCGGGCATTAGGGTACTAAAATCGTTTGTGCGGGAGCAGGATTCGCACGCCAACTTCACCACGGCTAGCAACACCTATAAAGACAAATCACTGGAGCTGAACTTCGTAAACTCGCTGTTCTTCCCACTTATTCTGTTTCTGATTGGCTTGAGCACGATTATTACGGTGTGGTACGGCGGAAAGGAAGTGATCAACGGCAGCATTACGCCGGGGGTGATTGCCGAATTCCTGATTTACGTGAACATGCTCACTTGGCCGGTAACTGCCCTGGGTTGGACCACTAGTTTGGTGCAACGGGCCGCCGCCTCCCAGCAACGCATCAACGAGTTCCTGAACACCAAAACCGATATCATCTCACAGAAGAACCTGGAGAAAGACATTCAAGGCTCCATTGTCTTTGACGAGGTGGATTTTGTGTACCCAGACACTGGCATCCACGCCCTAAAGAAGTTGTCGTTCCAGATTAATCCTGGCGACACGCTGGCGGTGATTGGCAACACCGGCTCAGGCAAAAGCACCATCGCGGCCTTGGTTTGCCGCTTGTATGACGCTACCGGCGGACGAATCCTCATTGACGGCGAAGACATCCGGAACTACAACATTTCTAACCTGCGCAGCCAGATTGGCTACGTGCCGCAGGACGTATTCCTGTTCTCAGATTCTATCAGAAACAACATCGGGTTTGGGGTAGACGCCTTGCCTGAAGAGAAGATGCTGCAAGCCGCCAAAGACGCTGATGTCTACGAAAACATCATGCACTTCCCGGCGCAGTTTGACACTGTGCTGGGCGAGCGTGGCATCACGCTCTCCGGCGGACAGAAACAACGTGTTTCCATTGCCCGTGCCCTGGCGCGTGAGCCTAAAATCCTGATTCTGGATGACTCCCTTTCGGCGGTAGACACCAAGACCGAGAACGCTATTCTCAACAGCCTGCAGCGCGTGATGGCCAACCGTACGTCTATCATCATCTCGCACCGCGTAAGCTCCGTCAAACTGGCCAACCGCATTCTGGTGCTGGACGATGGCATAGTGGTGCAAAACGGCACCCACGAGGAACTGATGCTGGAACCTGAGGGCTTGTACCGCGCCTTGTATGAACGTCAGTTACAGACAGAAGAGTTAGAATAA
- a CDS encoding YbbR-like domain-containing protein, whose protein sequence is MPFNRTKHALLWLLRPFSPKQKQYWRVVLLCFLTAGTFWLLNALNKSYTAQVSYPIEFKYDPAALVPVKPLPEEVVINVTGKGWKLLRKNLLFNVKPAELTIRNLSAVKQLPGQALRPAISNVLDGLNLNFVVTDTISFDFDRLVTRKFQLAIDTTQVKVAPGYVFKGPVKVRPDSVTFTGPELILNQFPNPFLLALPSQSLTGPFKAEVPLAYDFTSLVKADVSEAEVQFGVIAFEKKELLVQPVLQNFPVGYRLLLVNGPVVVQYAYLPQNRDLIQPELFQVALDFQKFNPADSTIVPTVLQRPPHLKQVAVVPGKVKISLTPQ, encoded by the coding sequence TTGCCATTTAACAGAACAAAGCACGCCCTCCTCTGGTTACTGAGGCCTTTTTCGCCCAAGCAGAAACAGTACTGGAGGGTGGTGTTGCTTTGTTTTTTAACGGCGGGTACCTTCTGGCTCCTGAATGCCCTAAACAAGAGTTATACGGCTCAGGTCTCTTACCCCATTGAATTCAAGTATGATCCTGCTGCTCTGGTGCCGGTAAAGCCCCTGCCTGAGGAAGTAGTGATCAATGTTACCGGCAAAGGCTGGAAACTGCTCCGCAAAAACCTTCTCTTCAACGTAAAGCCGGCCGAATTAACCATCCGGAACTTATCTGCAGTGAAGCAACTGCCCGGGCAAGCCCTGCGGCCCGCAATCTCTAATGTGCTGGATGGCCTGAACCTGAACTTTGTGGTTACAGACACCATCAGCTTTGATTTTGACCGTTTAGTAACCCGCAAATTTCAACTGGCCATTGACACTACTCAGGTGAAAGTAGCGCCCGGCTATGTGTTCAAAGGCCCCGTCAAAGTACGACCAGATTCGGTGACCTTCACCGGGCCAGAACTCATCCTGAACCAGTTTCCAAATCCTTTTCTTTTAGCGCTGCCTTCCCAAAGCTTAACCGGTCCTTTCAAAGCAGAAGTGCCTCTTGCCTATGATTTTACATCTCTGGTGAAAGCAGATGTGAGCGAGGCCGAGGTTCAGTTTGGAGTCATTGCCTTTGAAAAGAAAGAGCTTCTTGTACAACCAGTTTTGCAGAACTTTCCGGTTGGCTATAGGTTACTTCTAGTGAACGGCCCGGTAGTGGTGCAATACGCTTACCTACCCCAAAACCGGGATCTGATTCAGCCCGAGCTTTTTCAGGTAGCGCTAGACTTTCAGAAGTTCAACCCTGCAGATTCTACCATTGTGCCTACTGTCCTGCAGAGGCCTCCCCATTTGAAACAAGTAGCAGTGGTGCCTGGTAAAGTGAAGATCTCTTTAACGCCGCAGTAG
- a CDS encoding DUF1573 domain-containing protein — MKKQFIIALLLAGGLWTSSCEKKATTEETATATEQNASEGSAPVAANDPATNPNVAGQEAVNPNAPKPVMTFKETEFDFGNIKADKKVEHTFTFTNTGKAPLIIENASATCGCTVPEWPHEPVAPGETGKIKVVFDPTGKTGQQSKQITITANTDPQINQVVIKTNITGTVPQAGADGPVRM, encoded by the coding sequence ATGAAAAAGCAATTTATAATCGCGTTACTTTTAGCTGGCGGCCTTTGGACCTCTAGCTGCGAGAAAAAAGCAACCACAGAAGAGACTGCTACTGCCACTGAGCAGAACGCGTCTGAAGGCAGCGCTCCTGTTGCCGCCAATGACCCCGCTACTAACCCTAACGTAGCAGGCCAGGAAGCAGTAAACCCAAATGCTCCTAAGCCGGTGATGACGTTCAAGGAAACTGAATTTGACTTTGGGAACATCAAGGCAGATAAAAAAGTAGAGCACACCTTCACGTTCACCAACACCGGTAAAGCTCCTTTGATCATTGAGAACGCTTCTGCTACGTGCGGCTGTACGGTTCCGGAATGGCCTCATGAGCCAGTAGCTCCAGGTGAGACTGGTAAAATCAAAGTAGTTTTTGACCCAACCGGCAAAACTGGTCAGCAGTCAAAACAAATCACCATCACCGCCAACACTGATCCGCAGATAAACCAGGTGGTGATCAAAACCAACATTACGGGTACTGTGCCACAGGCAGGAGCAGATGGACCTGTTCGGATGTAA
- the yajC gene encoding preprotein translocase subunit YajC yields MLTILLQATPGGANLYSNFLFIGLIILVFYFFMVRPQQKKAKDQKKFREELKRGMNVVTIGGLHGRLLSIDDDTVWIEVDKGIKLKFDKVAIAVEATSRVNANTESTTNA; encoded by the coding sequence ATGTTAACTATCTTATTGCAAGCTACCCCAGGAGGGGCTAACCTGTATTCCAATTTCCTGTTCATTGGCTTGATCATTCTGGTATTTTACTTCTTCATGGTGCGTCCGCAGCAGAAGAAAGCAAAAGACCAGAAGAAGTTCAGGGAAGAATTAAAACGCGGCATGAACGTGGTGACCATTGGTGGGCTCCACGGCCGCTTATTAAGCATAGATGATGATACCGTCTGGATTGAAGTAGACAAGGGCATCAAGCTTAAGTTTGACAAAGTAGCGATTGCGGTAGAAGCCACTAGTCGGGTGAATGCCAATACAGAATCCACTACAAACGCGTAA
- a CDS encoding isocitrate/isopropylmalate dehydrogenase family protein: MTTVTLIPGDGIGPEITEAVKAIFAAAQVPITWEEENAGQTTFDSIGELIPQSLITSLERNRIALKGPITTPVGKGFKSINVQLRQKFDLYSNVRPAKTTAGVKTRFDNVDLVLFRENTEGLYSGLETYDERLGISDSIARVTVEGCHKIVRAAFQYAAKHNRPRVTVAHKANILKSAGRLILEAAANVSKEFPQVQWDEKIIDNMCMQLVSKPEQFEVIVTTNLFGDILSDLCAGLVGGLGVVSGANIGDDMAIFEAVHGSAPDIAGQGLANPTALLRSALMMLEHMGLHENARQIESALEKTLLNKEQCTRDLGGTASTSEFAQHIISNL, translated from the coding sequence ATGACAACCGTTACCCTTATTCCCGGCGACGGGATAGGTCCTGAGATCACTGAAGCCGTGAAGGCGATCTTTGCAGCCGCACAAGTGCCCATTACCTGGGAAGAAGAAAATGCCGGTCAAACTACCTTTGATTCCATAGGGGAGCTCATTCCGCAATCCTTGATTACCTCTTTGGAGCGCAACAGAATCGCTCTGAAAGGACCCATCACCACACCGGTGGGCAAAGGCTTCAAGAGCATTAACGTGCAGCTGCGCCAGAAATTCGATTTATATTCTAACGTGCGCCCAGCCAAAACCACGGCTGGCGTGAAAACCCGCTTTGACAACGTAGACTTGGTGCTGTTCCGTGAGAACACTGAAGGTTTGTACTCTGGTTTGGAGACGTATGATGAGCGCCTGGGTATCTCTGATTCCATTGCCCGGGTAACTGTAGAGGGTTGCCATAAAATTGTGCGTGCCGCGTTCCAGTATGCTGCCAAGCACAATCGTCCTAGGGTAACCGTGGCCCACAAAGCCAATATCCTGAAATCGGCGGGAAGACTCATTTTAGAGGCTGCCGCTAATGTGTCTAAGGAGTTTCCGCAGGTGCAGTGGGATGAGAAGATTATTGACAACATGTGCATGCAGCTGGTAAGCAAGCCAGAGCAGTTTGAAGTAATTGTAACGACAAACCTGTTCGGGGATATTCTTTCTGACTTGTGTGCTGGTCTGGTGGGCGGTTTAGGCGTGGTGTCTGGTGCCAACATTGGTGATGACATGGCCATCTTTGAAGCCGTGCACGGCTCTGCCCCTGATATTGCCGGTCAAGGCCTGGCTAACCCTACGGCGTTGTTGCGTTCTGCCCTCATGATGCTGGAGCACATGGGCTTGCATGAGAATGCAAGACAAATTGAGAGTGCTTTGGAGAAAACGTTGCTAAACAAAGAGCAGTGCACCCGTGACTTAGGCGGAACTGCCTCTACGTCAGAATTTGCGCAGCATATCATTTCTAATTTGTAA
- the nusB gene encoding transcription antitermination factor NusB produces MLNRRILRIKAMQAIYAYVQAEGSNYQLALDLISDRFAPDLMAIEPQDRRKLEGQKQIASLLFKEWYETRKFDTEEKDREILDATQAAVNFYQNSLRKDLKYFGNQMLTAAEEIYDRYLLTLLVAQELVHQIESEEQKAATRFTERKDVNLRKLLENKALQKLLGNKFLEQRVIRRNLSWAGEIEVIQKIYRNNLKKDEEVLAYLEIVDPTYEQDHDLLKHIFKNVIFKDENLQTLFEEKDLNWVENKSVVKNLVNKSIKMLEENTDEYLALLDLSASWEDDKAFFEELYYETLKDDEKYEKMISESVQNWDVERVALMDKIILKMALCEMHIFRSIPVKVSINEYIDISKVYSTPKSKQFINGVLDKLSQDLIASGAIRKSGRGLLDNK; encoded by the coding sequence ATGCTCAACCGCAGAATACTCCGAATCAAAGCGATGCAAGCTATTTATGCCTACGTGCAGGCAGAAGGGTCAAATTACCAACTGGCCCTGGACTTGATTTCGGATAGGTTCGCCCCAGATTTAATGGCCATTGAGCCTCAAGACAGGAGAAAACTGGAAGGGCAGAAGCAGATTGCCAGTTTGCTGTTCAAAGAGTGGTATGAAACCCGCAAGTTTGATACCGAAGAAAAAGACCGTGAAATCTTAGATGCCACCCAGGCAGCCGTTAACTTTTACCAGAACTCCTTACGCAAAGACCTAAAGTACTTCGGCAATCAGATGTTGACGGCCGCTGAGGAAATCTACGACCGGTATTTGCTTACGCTGTTAGTGGCTCAGGAATTGGTTCACCAGATAGAAAGCGAAGAACAGAAAGCCGCCACCCGGTTTACCGAACGGAAAGACGTAAACCTGCGCAAGCTTTTAGAAAACAAAGCGCTGCAGAAACTGCTGGGCAACAAGTTCCTGGAGCAGCGTGTGATCCGGAGAAACCTGAGCTGGGCTGGTGAGATAGAAGTTATTCAGAAAATCTACCGCAACAACCTCAAGAAAGACGAGGAAGTGCTGGCTTATTTGGAAATTGTGGATCCTACCTATGAGCAAGACCATGATTTGCTCAAACATATCTTCAAAAACGTTATCTTTAAGGACGAGAACCTGCAAACCTTGTTTGAAGAGAAAGACCTGAACTGGGTAGAGAATAAGTCTGTGGTGAAGAACCTAGTGAATAAATCCATCAAAATGCTGGAGGAGAACACCGATGAGTACCTCGCCCTGTTAGATTTGTCGGCCAGCTGGGAAGACGATAAGGCTTTCTTTGAGGAATTGTATTACGAGACCCTGAAGGATGACGAAAAGTATGAGAAAATGATCTCTGAAAGCGTGCAAAACTGGGATGTGGAGCGCGTAGCTCTCATGGACAAAATCATCCTGAAGATGGCGCTTTGTGAGATGCATATTTTCAGAAGCATTCCCGTGAAAGTGTCTATCAATGAATATATTGATATTTCCAAAGTGTACAGCACGCCTAAAAGCAAGCAGTTCATCAACGGTGTGCTTGATAAACTTTCTCAGGACCTGATCGCCAGCGGGGCCATCCGGAAATCGGGGAGAGGGTTGCTGGATAACAAATAA
- a CDS encoding Pycsar system effector family protein: MKTNSTAIDILQELEAEQPVKAGKKKKEKVDKPTKGIETLFRVTSNNSQQLSNQADAKANILITVNSIIISVLLGAIIKGIESNNYLTVPSLMLLVVCLITIVFSILSTRPHVPQGTYTQREINEKKANLLFFGNFYSMPFDIYAQDMLQLMEDKDFLYLSLIKDVFSQGGVLGKKYKLLKIAYDVFMFGLIISVIAFVIAFCLQAAN, encoded by the coding sequence ATGAAAACGAACAGCACAGCAATTGACATTCTGCAAGAGTTGGAAGCAGAGCAGCCTGTAAAAGCAGGGAAAAAGAAAAAGGAGAAAGTCGACAAACCTACCAAAGGCATTGAAACCTTGTTCAGGGTTACCTCTAACAACAGTCAGCAACTAAGTAATCAGGCAGATGCGAAGGCCAATATATTAATCACAGTAAATTCCATCATTATCTCCGTGCTGCTGGGTGCTATTATCAAAGGCATTGAAAGCAATAACTACCTAACCGTTCCCTCGCTCATGCTGCTGGTGGTTTGTCTTATTACCATCGTCTTCTCTATTCTGTCTACCCGGCCGCATGTTCCCCAAGGCACCTACACCCAACGTGAAATCAACGAGAAAAAGGCCAATCTGTTGTTTTTTGGTAACTTCTACAGCATGCCTTTTGATATCTATGCCCAAGATATGCTCCAGTTGATGGAAGATAAAGACTTTCTGTACCTAAGCCTTATCAAGGATGTTTTTAGCCAAGGCGGAGTGTTAGGGAAAAAATACAAGCTCCTGAAAATAGCCTATGATGTCTTTATGTTTGGCTTGATCATTTCAGTTATTGCTTTTGTAATTGCCTTTTGTTTGCAAGCAGCTAATTAG
- a CDS encoding Glu/Leu/Phe/Val dehydrogenase dimerization domain-containing protein → MIEVKELTAQQETSVFSQISEYNHEQVVFCHDHDTGLKAIIGVHNTVLGPALGGTRMWTYASEAEALRDVLRLSRGMTFKSAISGLNLGGGKAVIIGDSKKDKTEAMMRKFGRFVNNLNGKYITAEDMGMTTQDMAYIGMETKYVAGLPESQGGSGDPSPVTAYGTYMGMKAAAKRAWGNDSLAGKKISVQGTGHVGGYLIDYLVKENAQLFITDIDQERLRRISAATGATVVGLDEIYDVDVDIYSPCAMGATINDNTLSRLKCQVIAGCANNQLKNEDIHGAALVDMGIVYAPDFLINAGGIINVYSEVKRLNREWAMQQTEQIYNTTLNIFAKAEADGTHTQRAATEIAQKRIDDMAKIKQTY, encoded by the coding sequence ATGATAGAAGTTAAAGAACTAACTGCCCAACAGGAAACATCTGTTTTCAGCCAAATAAGTGAGTACAACCATGAGCAAGTGGTTTTCTGCCACGACCATGATACCGGCTTAAAAGCAATCATTGGCGTGCATAATACCGTTTTGGGGCCTGCTTTGGGTGGTACCCGTATGTGGACATACGCAAGTGAGGCAGAAGCGCTGCGCGATGTGCTGCGTTTATCACGAGGCATGACATTCAAGTCAGCTATCTCAGGCCTGAATCTGGGGGGTGGTAAAGCCGTGATTATAGGTGACTCCAAGAAAGATAAGACAGAGGCTATGATGCGCAAGTTCGGGCGGTTTGTGAACAACCTGAACGGGAAGTACATCACCGCAGAAGATATGGGTATGACTACCCAGGATATGGCGTACATTGGCATGGAAACAAAGTACGTAGCTGGCTTACCAGAATCACAAGGTGGTAGCGGGGACCCATCGCCGGTAACTGCGTATGGAACTTACATGGGCATGAAAGCCGCCGCTAAAAGAGCGTGGGGCAATGACAGCCTGGCCGGTAAAAAGATATCAGTGCAGGGGACTGGCCACGTAGGCGGTTACCTGATTGACTATCTGGTGAAAGAAAACGCCCAATTGTTCATCACAGACATTGATCAGGAGCGTTTGAGACGCATTTCTGCTGCCACTGGTGCTACCGTGGTAGGACTAGACGAGATCTATGACGTGGATGTGGATATCTACTCGCCTTGCGCTATGGGAGCCACCATCAACGACAATACGCTGTCCCGCCTGAAATGCCAGGTGATTGCCGGTTGTGCGAACAACCAATTGAAAAACGAAGACATCCACGGGGCCGCTTTGGTAGACATGGGCATTGTGTATGCGCCAGACTTTCTCATCAACGCCGGTGGTATTATCAACGTGTATTCAGAAGTGAAGAGACTGAACCGCGAGTGGGCCATGCAGCAAACCGAGCAGATCTACAACACCACGTTGAACATCTTCGCCAAGGCGGAGGCCGATGGAACGCACACACAAAGAGCAGCCACTGAGATTGCGCAGAAGCGCATTGATGACATGGCCAAAATCAAGCAGACCTACTAA